The genomic window GCATCGTCTCCCGTCCGGGGCCTCGCCTGGTGCAGGGCCTGGAGGCCGTAGCCCGCGCCCTGTACCCGGAACTCTTCCCCGAACCGCCGCCCGACCCCAACGCTGTACCGCAGCAGGCCCTTCCGGCCCGAAGGTGAGGTTCAGCTACCGTGCAGGGCCCCGCAATTCGCATGACCCTGCTGGCCGGTCTGCTGATGGCTCTGTTTGCCGGCAGCCTCGCCATCGGCCCGGTGTGGATCCCGCCGGGCCGGGCTGTGGCGGCCCTGCTTCCAGGCCGCTGGACGGGTGCCGGCGCGGAGTTCCCGGACAAGACCATCATCACGGAACTGAGGTTGCCGCGGGCGCTTTTGGCAACGGCGACGGGCATGGCGCTGGGAATGGCAGGGGCCGCCCTGCAGGGGCTATTTCGTAACCCCCTGGCCGACCCGTACGTGGTGGGGGCCTCGGGAGGCGCCGCTTTCGGCGCGACCGTGGCTATCCTGAGCGGCTGGGGCTTCGGCGTCGCCGGGCTTGCTTCGGTTCCCCTGGCAGCCTTTTCGGGGGCCCTCGGCGCGGTGGTGCTGGCGTACGTCCTGGCCGAGGCAAGCGGAGGCCTGCCGACCCAGGCCCTGTTGCTGGTAGGGGCGGCCTTGAGCACGCTGTTGTCCGCGTTGGTGGCTGGCCTCTTGCTTTTACAGGACCGCGCCCACCTGGAAGTCTTCGGCTGGCTGGTGGGCGGCTTTTCAGGCCGTTCGTGGCCGGCCCTCAACACCATCGTGCCGGTGATGTTCCTGGGGGCGGTCGTGCTTTCGGCCGTTCACCACGCCATGGATGCCCTCGCCCTGGGCGAGGAGACCGCCCGAAGCCTCGGGCTCTCCCTGGAACGGCTCCGGGGCGGGGTGGTGGTGGGCAGCAGCCTGCTGACGGCGGGGGCGGTAGCGGCGGGCGGCATCATCGGGTTTGTAGGGCTCATGGCTCCCCACATGGCACGCTACACCTTCCCGGCCGCCCACCGCTGGGTCTTGCCGGCCAGCGGGCTCACGGGAGCCCTTATCATGCTGCTCGCGGACGACGTCGGGCGGGTGGCGGTGGCCCCGGCGGAGGTGCCGGCCGGCATTTTGACCGCCGTCCTGGGCGCGCCCTTTTTCCTGTACCTGTTGAAGACTCGGGGGGGACCCGGCCATGTGTCCTGAGGCCGATGGGCTCGCCCTCGAGGCCAGAGAGCTCAGCTGCGGCTATGACTCCCGGCCTGTCGTGCAGGCTCTCAACCTGGCCCTACGGCCGGGCGAGGTGCTGGCTCTGGTGGGTCCCAACGGATCCGGAAAGACGACGGTGCTGCGGGCGCTGGCCCGGCTGCTTCGCCCCCGGGCAGGTACGGCGATGATTGCGGGACGCTCCGTGTGGCAGCTGGCTCCGAAGGCGGTTGCCCGGCTGGCGGCCCTCGTACCCCAACAGGAGTCGCCCGTTTGGGCGCTGACGGTCGAACAGGTGGTGGCCCTGGGCAGGCTCCCCCACCGTCACTGGTGGTCGGGGGCCGGGGCGGCCGACCGCCGCCACGTGGAAGCGGCCCTGAAGCTGACTGAACTGTGGCCCCTGCGCCACCGCCCGGTAACCCGGCTTTCCGGGGGCGAGCAGCGACGGGTCGTGCTGGCCCGCGCCCTGGCCCAGGCCCCCCGGTTTCTGCTTCTCGATGAGCCCACGGCCCATCTGGATCTGGGGCACGCGGCCCGCCTGCTGCGCCTCCTCCGCTACCTGGCCCGCGAGGAAGGCCTGGCCATTCTGGCCACGATGCACGACCTGAACGAGGCGGCAGCCGTGGCCGACCGCATGGGCCTGTTGTGGCAGGGGCAGCTGGTTGGCCTGGGAACGCCCGCCGAGGTGCTGCAGCCGCGACTGCTTGAAGGGGTCTTTCAAATCCCCTGCGACGTGGTCACGCACCCCGCCTACGGCACGCCCATGGTGGTAGCGCGCTGGGCCGTGCCGGCAGAGCGGCCGCGGGCTGGCGCCGGGCAGGGCTGAGGGAGTGGAGGTCGGTGGCTGGTGGGTGCCGCCCGGGGGCTCCTCGTCGTCTACACAGGAACCGGGAAGGGCAAGACAACGGCGGCGCTGGGTCTTCTCTTCAGGGGATGGGCTCAGGGGTGGCGCATGTGCGTCATCCAGTTCATCAAGCACGAGGCCGGCCGGTGGAGCGAGGTTCGAACGGCGCAGGAGCTGGGCATTGAGTGGATCAAGTCAGGGGACGGGTTCACGTGGCTTTCCCGGGATCTCGACCGGACGGCCGAACGGGCCCGGTCGGCCTGGCAGCTCGCCCGGGAGAAGATCGCGTCGGGCCGCTACCACCTGGTCCTCCTGGACGAATTCACCTACCCGCTGTACTACGGTTGGCTTTCGGCCGACGCCGTGGTGCAGTGGCTGCGATCGAACCGGCCCTTGCACACGCACGTGATCATCACCGGGCGCCACGCCCCACCGGCGCTGGTGGAACTGGCCGACCTCGTGACCGAGATGAAGGAGGTCAAGCACCCGTACTCGCAGGGCATCGCAGCCCAGCCCGGCATCGATTACTGAACGGGGGCCAGGAGGCGTGCAGGGCCGCGAGCAGGTAGAGCTGCCCCGGCTGATGCTGGCCGGGACCCAAAGCGGCGTTGGCAAGACAACCCTGAGCACGGGCCTCATTGCGGCGTGGCACAAGCAGGGGCGGTGCGTACAAGCCTTCAAGGCGGGCCCGGACTATATCGACCGCACCTACCTCGAGCTGGCCAGCGGCCGGCCCGGCCGCAATCTGGACAGCTGGCTGGTCCCGGCCGGTTGCCTGCGCGCGCTTTTCCTCAGGGCTGCCTTCGACGCCGATGTGGCCGTGGTCGAGGGCGTCATGGGGCTATTCGACGGATATGCCTACCGGGACGACGCGGGCAGTAGCGCCGAACTCGCCCGGCTTTTGAGACTCCCGGTGGTGCTGGTCCTGGACGCTCGTGCCGCTGCCCGAAGCGTGGCCGCTACCGCCCTGGGCTTCGTGCGCTTTGCTCCCGACCTGATGTGGTCGGGCGTCATCATCAACCGGGTGGCCGGCCGCGCCCACGGTGAGGGGGTGGCCCAGGCAGTCCGGTGGGCCACAGGGCTTCCGGTGTTCGGCTGGGTTCCGAAGCTGGCGGCTCTGTCGGTTCCGGAACGCCACCTCGGCCTGGTTCCCACCGTTGAGCCGGGAAGCTGGCAGCGCTTCGTCGAGGCGGCCGCTGATGCCGTTTCGCGCCATCTGGATCTGGACGGCCTGTGGCAGGCGGCGGCCCGGGCTCCTGCCCTTGCGCGGGAGAGCAGGGGCTCCGGCCAACCGGCGAAATGCTCCGCCGGCCAGGTCGCGCGGCGTTGCGCCGTGCCGGCGGGACCGGAGGCGACGGCCATTGAAACGGCCGGCGCTGCTGCGGGGGCGAGGCCCGTCATCGCGGTGGCCAACGACCAAGCGTTCAGTTTTCACTACCCCGAGAACCTGGAGTTGCTGCAACAGGCGGGAGCCGAGCTGCGCTTTTTCCGCCCCGGCGAAGGCGAAGCGATCCCCCCGGAGGCCGACGGGCTCGTCCTCAGCGGCGGCTTCCCCGAGCTCTACGCCTCCCGGCTGGCGGCGAACCGCTCCTTTCTCGACGGCCTGAGGGCGCTGTTTCGGGCGCACAGGCCGATTTACGCGGAATGCGGCGGCCTGATGGTGTTGACGGAGGCGATCGTGGTCGATGGCGAGCGGCATCCCATGGCCGGCGTGCTGCCGGGAGAGGCGGTGATGGTCCGCCGCGTGAAGATGGGTTACCGCCAGGCTGAAGCGGCTGCGGACTCGTGGCTGTTGTACCGGGGAGAGTCGGTGCGCGGTCACGAGTTCCACTACTCGGAGTGGGCGGGGCGACCTCCGGACCTGCCCCCGGCCCTTCAATGGCGGGACGGTGATGGTAACGTCCGGCGCGACGGCGCCGCCGTCGGCGGGCTGTGGGCCAGCTACGTACACCTCAATTTCCTGTCCTGGCCGGCCCTCGCCCGGCGATTCGTACGGGCCTGCCTCGATGCCCGCGAAGATGAACTGCGGAGGACGGGTTTTTGAGCCATGGAAGCTCTCCCCCCTGTACGGCCCCTTGACGAGCGGGCCATGGAGCAAACCGAGCGGCGACTGGGGGTCCTGACCAAACCGCCCGGCAGCCTGGGTTTCCTCGAAACCCTGGCAGTTTGGCTGGCCGGCATCTTCCGCCAGGCGCCGCCCCCGGTACCCCGGCGGAAGGCGGTCATCCTGTTTGCCGCCGACCACGGTGTGGTCGCTCAGGGCGTAAGCGCTTATCCTCAGGCCGTGACCGCCCAGATGGTGACCAACTTCCTGCGGGGCGGGGCAGCCATCAACGTGCTGGCGCGCCAGATGCAGGCCAGGCTTTGGATAGCCGACGTCGGCGTCGCCACACCGTTGCCGCCCGCAGCCGGGCTGTGGTCCTGCCGGGTCCGCAGCGGCAGC from Bacillota bacterium includes these protein-coding regions:
- a CDS encoding ABC transporter ATP-binding protein produces the protein MCPEADGLALEARELSCGYDSRPVVQALNLALRPGEVLALVGPNGSGKTTVLRALARLLRPRAGTAMIAGRSVWQLAPKAVARLAALVPQQESPVWALTVEQVVALGRLPHRHWWSGAGAADRRHVEAALKLTELWPLRHRPVTRLSGGEQRRVVLARALAQAPRFLLLDEPTAHLDLGHAARLLRLLRYLAREEGLAILATMHDLNEAAAVADRMGLLWQGQLVGLGTPAEVLQPRLLEGVFQIPCDVVTHPAYGTPMVVARWAVPAERPRAGAGQG
- the cobO gene encoding cob(I)yrinic acid a,c-diamide adenosyltransferase; the protein is MGAARGLLVVYTGTGKGKTTAALGLLFRGWAQGWRMCVIQFIKHEAGRWSEVRTAQELGIEWIKSGDGFTWLSRDLDRTAERARSAWQLAREKIASGRYHLVLLDEFTYPLYYGWLSADAVVQWLRSNRPLHTHVIITGRHAPPALVELADLVTEMKEVKHPYSQGIAAQPGIDY
- a CDS encoding iron ABC transporter permease, translating into MTLLAGLLMALFAGSLAIGPVWIPPGRAVAALLPGRWTGAGAEFPDKTIITELRLPRALLATATGMALGMAGAALQGLFRNPLADPYVVGASGGAAFGATVAILSGWGFGVAGLASVPLAAFSGALGAVVLAYVLAEASGGLPTQALLLVGAALSTLLSALVAGLLLLQDRAHLEVFGWLVGGFSGRSWPALNTIVPVMFLGAVVLSAVHHAMDALALGEETARSLGLSLERLRGGVVVGSSLLTAGAVAAGGIIGFVGLMAPHMARYTFPAAHRWVLPASGLTGALIMLLADDVGRVAVAPAEVPAGILTAVLGAPFFLYLLKTRGGPGHVS
- a CDS encoding cobyrinate a,c-diamide synthase, with the protein product MQGREQVELPRLMLAGTQSGVGKTTLSTGLIAAWHKQGRCVQAFKAGPDYIDRTYLELASGRPGRNLDSWLVPAGCLRALFLRAAFDADVAVVEGVMGLFDGYAYRDDAGSSAELARLLRLPVVLVLDARAAARSVAATALGFVRFAPDLMWSGVIINRVAGRAHGEGVAQAVRWATGLPVFGWVPKLAALSVPERHLGLVPTVEPGSWQRFVEAAADAVSRHLDLDGLWQAAARAPALARESRGSGQPAKCSAGQVARRCAVPAGPEATAIETAGAAAGARPVIAVANDQAFSFHYPENLELLQQAGAELRFFRPGEGEAIPPEADGLVLSGGFPELYASRLAANRSFLDGLRALFRAHRPIYAECGGLMVLTEAIVVDGERHPMAGVLPGEAVMVRRVKMGYRQAEAAADSWLLYRGESVRGHEFHYSEWAGRPPDLPPALQWRDGDGNVRRDGAAVGGLWASYVHLNFLSWPALARRFVRACLDAREDELRRTGF